In Flavobacterium cerinum, one genomic interval encodes:
- the hemL gene encoding glutamate-1-semialdehyde 2,1-aminomutase, with product MLYKRSSQLFAEASEVLPGGVNSPVRAFKSVGGTPIFVKEAKGAYLYDEDGNRLIDYINSWGPMLLGHAYEPVVTAVVEKAKKGTSFGMPTELETEIAKLAVSMVPGIEKIRFVNSGTEACMSAIRLARGFTNRDKIIKFAGCYHGHSDSFLIQAGSGAITFGAPNSPGVTQGTAKDTLLARYNDLDNVRSLFEANKNEIAAIIVEPVAGNMGCVPPQDGFLQGLRTLCDANGTLLIFDEVMTGFRLSKGGAQELFNVKADIVTFGKVIGGGLPVGAFAARNEIMNYLAPLGPVYQAGTLSGNPLAMAAGLAMLSDINKNEGLFDRLEQKTAYLEKGIREQLEKAGVVFTINRVGSMISVHFDATPVVDFDTAKNGDNETFKKFFHGLLQEGIYIAPSAYETWFITDALSYEDLDNTIAAVGKVAEKL from the coding sequence ATGTTATATAAAAGAAGCAGTCAGCTGTTTGCTGAAGCATCAGAAGTTTTACCGGGCGGAGTGAATTCACCGGTTCGTGCGTTTAAATCGGTTGGTGGAACTCCGATTTTCGTGAAAGAAGCGAAAGGAGCTTATTTGTATGATGAAGACGGAAATCGTCTGATCGATTATATCAATTCGTGGGGACCAATGCTTTTGGGACATGCCTACGAACCGGTAGTAACGGCTGTGGTGGAAAAAGCGAAAAAAGGAACTTCTTTCGGTATGCCGACGGAATTAGAAACGGAAATTGCAAAACTGGCAGTATCAATGGTGCCGGGTATCGAAAAAATCCGATTTGTAAACTCCGGAACGGAGGCTTGTATGAGCGCAATCCGACTGGCACGTGGATTTACGAATCGCGACAAAATCATAAAATTTGCCGGATGTTATCACGGTCATTCCGATTCTTTCCTGATTCAGGCGGGAAGCGGAGCGATTACTTTCGGAGCACCTAATAGTCCGGGTGTGACGCAGGGAACAGCAAAAGATACCCTTTTGGCTCGTTATAACGATTTAGATAACGTACGGTCATTATTCGAAGCGAATAAAAATGAAATAGCAGCGATCATTGTAGAACCGGTTGCCGGAAATATGGGATGTGTACCGCCGCAAGACGGATTTTTACAAGGTTTAAGAACGCTTTGTGATGCAAACGGAACCTTGCTTATTTTTGATGAAGTAATGACGGGATTCCGCTTGTCTAAAGGTGGAGCTCAGGAATTGTTTAATGTAAAAGCAGACATCGTAACTTTCGGAAAAGTAATCGGAGGCGGATTGCCTGTTGGTGCATTTGCAGCCCGAAATGAAATCATGAATTATCTGGCTCCGTTAGGACCGGTTTATCAGGCCGGTACGTTGTCCGGAAATCCGTTAGCAATGGCTGCGGGTCTTGCGATGCTTAGCGACATCAATAAAAATGAAGGTCTTTTTGATCGTTTGGAACAAAAAACAGCTTATCTGGAGAAAGGAATTCGGGAACAATTGGAAAAAGCCGGTGTTGTGTTTACAATTAACCGTGTAGGATCAATGATTTCCGTTCATTTTGACGCAACACCGGTTGTTGATTTTGATACGGCTAAAAACGGCGATAATGAAACCTTTAAGAAGTTTTTCCACGGATTGCTTCAGGAAGGTATCTATATTGCTCCGTCAGCTTACGAAACCTGGTTTATTACGGATGCATTGTCTTATGAAGATTTGGATAATACAATTGCAGCCGTTGGGAAAGTGGCAGAAAAGCTATAA
- a CDS encoding glucosaminidase domain-containing protein: MIKKICLLLTLALVVSCGSSKVRTTPTKITTTKKHTTVKSHSGTTRNNSSSSENSRPSEVLEATSKIKVTTEIVNAYIGKFNETAKENMRNHGIPASITLAQGILESGAGVGTLCIKANNHFGIKCHTGWTGDSVRHDDDAEQECFRKYSDPAESFRDHSLFLTTRSRYAALFKLPKGDYAAWAKGLKSAGYATDPKYPDKLIGLIERYELYKYDSEVLGSGYTKPVIKKDTATVSVETGAGTYRVAQGDTLYSISRKFNLTVDELMKINNLTSNAISIGQVIKVKS, from the coding sequence ATGATTAAAAAGATTTGCCTGCTGCTAACACTTGCATTGGTTGTCAGTTGTGGTTCTTCAAAAGTGCGTACCACGCCAACGAAAATTACAACAACCAAAAAACATACTACAGTAAAATCACACTCGGGAACAACGAGAAATAATTCGTCATCTTCGGAAAATTCGAGGCCTTCTGAGGTTTTGGAAGCAACATCTAAAATAAAAGTAACCACGGAAATCGTAAATGCCTACATTGGGAAATTCAATGAAACGGCAAAAGAAAACATGCGAAATCATGGAATTCCGGCCAGTATCACATTGGCACAGGGAATATTGGAATCCGGTGCCGGAGTGGGAACTTTGTGTATAAAAGCAAATAATCATTTTGGAATAAAATGTCATACGGGATGGACCGGTGATAGTGTGCGTCATGATGATGATGCCGAACAGGAATGTTTCCGTAAATATAGCGATCCGGCCGAATCATTCCGGGATCACTCGCTGTTTCTCACAACCCGAAGCCGGTATGCTGCGCTGTTCAAATTGCCAAAAGGGGATTACGCGGCCTGGGCTAAAGGCTTAAAAAGCGCAGGATATGCTACCGATCCGAAATATCCGGATAAATTAATCGGACTTATTGAACGATATGAACTTTATAAATACGATTCGGAAGTATTGGGAAGCGGTTATACAAAACCGGTGATTAAAAAAGATACGGCAACGGTAAGTGTAGAAACCGGTGCCGGAACATATCGGGTTGCACAAGGTGATACATTGTATTCAATCTCCAGAAAATTCAATTTAACGGTTGATGAATTAATGAAAATCAACAACCTGACTTCAAATGCAATTTCAATTGGTCAAGTAATAAAAGTAAAATCATAA
- a CDS encoding T9SS sorting signal type C domain-containing protein: protein MFRKSLLVIAFLSATYLSHAQIYVSPSSYVFVNNEMLFVKQEVILSYASGNEGNLYLRRGGQLLQGGTTTTTNRGAGKISVFQEGTADNYDYNYWCSPVGSVVAAQENVTGNIGSNVNNMFFRPTDITNSTAATILPYGNYDGQANPLSISARWLWKFVNATAYSQWVYVGGGQTIFAGEGFAMKGTAGTDVTNVDGVVANNPGSQQRIDFRGRPNDGDIDINCSPGQQTLTGNPYPSAIDLSYFLLDNAACDGTAQFWEQDKTVNSHTLANYKGGYGTFSPAATLSQVLAGTAGSGIYTPAVFYSYDSGGNQGPIAATPGNYYQRRFSPIGQGFLVTGGSAGIITMRNRYRVFVREGAVNNSQFEKNTVSNTLANVANTTSYNPNLTDEAFPNVMAVSGIDYTNESKRPHPQIRINTLIDNQGIRQGVIGFHPEATDGIDRGMDAIASDDALPSDMFFVIEDKDYIINMIAFDEDKKIPVGFRNAAAANYRITVKDIINADQVENIYLHDKVNNLYYDIKNGVHELNLPAGTNKTRYEITFKQESNLGLGENIKNSLVVYQDNSGHALNVSNPMLLDLNSLSLYDVVGKTIFEKTKLGSKTTYTFPTSGLSDGIYIVKMITSDNQEISKKIIIKN from the coding sequence ATGTTTCGAAAAAGTCTTTTAGTAATAGCTTTTCTGAGTGCGACTTATTTAAGTCATGCACAGATTTATGTAAGTCCAAGCAGCTATGTTTTTGTAAATAACGAAATGCTGTTTGTAAAACAGGAAGTAATACTGTCGTATGCTTCTGGTAACGAAGGAAACCTTTATCTCCGTAGAGGTGGACAGTTATTACAGGGTGGCACAACGACAACAACAAATCGGGGAGCAGGGAAAATCTCGGTCTTTCAGGAAGGAACAGCCGATAATTACGATTATAATTACTGGTGTTCCCCGGTAGGATCGGTTGTAGCGGCGCAGGAAAATGTCACCGGTAATATAGGAAGTAATGTCAATAATATGTTTTTCAGACCAACGGATATTACCAATAGTACGGCTGCTACAATTTTACCTTATGGTAACTATGACGGACAAGCGAATCCGTTGTCAATATCAGCGCGATGGTTATGGAAATTTGTAAATGCTACCGCCTATTCACAATGGGTTTATGTAGGAGGCGGACAAACGATATTCGCCGGAGAAGGGTTTGCAATGAAAGGAACGGCAGGAACTGATGTGACTAACGTCGATGGAGTAGTTGCGAATAATCCGGGAAGTCAGCAGCGTATCGATTTCAGAGGGCGACCTAATGATGGTGACATTGATATCAACTGCTCACCAGGGCAACAAACACTAACCGGAAATCCGTACCCTTCAGCAATCGATCTGAGCTACTTCCTTTTGGATAATGCGGCTTGTGACGGAACGGCTCAGTTTTGGGAACAGGATAAAACGGTAAATTCGCATACATTGGCCAATTATAAAGGCGGTTACGGAACTTTTTCACCGGCAGCAACATTGTCACAAGTACTGGCCGGTACCGCCGGATCCGGAATTTATACACCGGCTGTTTTTTATTCTTATGACTCCGGAGGAAATCAGGGACCGATAGCAGCAACACCCGGAAATTATTATCAGAGACGTTTCTCTCCCATCGGACAGGGATTCCTGGTTACCGGTGGTAGCGCCGGTATTATAACCATGCGAAACCGATATCGTGTTTTTGTAAGAGAAGGAGCTGTTAATAATTCCCAGTTTGAAAAAAATACGGTTTCAAATACGTTGGCTAATGTTGCCAATACAACTTCTTATAATCCGAATCTGACAGATGAGGCTTTCCCAAATGTAATGGCAGTCTCAGGTATTGATTATACGAATGAATCCAAAAGACCGCATCCGCAAATACGAATAAATACTTTAATCGATAATCAGGGAATCAGACAAGGAGTAATCGGTTTTCATCCGGAAGCTACAGATGGTATAGACCGAGGAATGGACGCTATTGCTTCTGATGACGCATTACCTTCGGATATGTTCTTTGTGATCGAAGATAAAGACTATATCATAAATATGATTGCATTTGATGAAGATAAAAAGATTCCGGTCGGATTTAGAAATGCAGCTGCGGCTAATTATAGAATTACGGTTAAAGATATCATTAATGCCGATCAGGTGGAAAATATTTACCTTCATGATAAAGTGAATAACTTGTATTACGATATCAAAAACGGCGTACATGAACTAAACTTACCGGCCGGAACAAATAAAACGAGGTATGAAATCACATTTAAACAGGAAAGTAATCTGGGATTAGGGGAAAATATTAAAAATAGTCTTGTTGTATATCAGGACAACAGCGGACATGCTTTAAATGTTTCGAATCCGATGCTGTTGGATCTGAATTCACTTTCGTTGTATGATGTAGTAGGAAAAACAATTTTTGAAAAAACAAAACTGGGAAGTAAAACAACGTATACATTTCCGACATCCGGATTAAGTGACGGAATTTATATTGTTAAAATGATCACTTCAGATAATCAGGAAATAAGTAAAAAAATCATAATAAAAAATTAA
- a CDS encoding 1-aminocyclopropane-1-carboxylate deaminase/D-cysteine desulfhydrase has translation MKSHNEVLPFSFPGEITLTIKREDQIHPFLSGNKFRKMYYNLEQARNEGYNKLLTFGGAFSNHIAAVAAAGAHFGLETIGVIRGEELEDQIRDNATLRLAQQQGMKFDFVSREAYRDKEEVYFLESLKVKHGAFYLLPEGGTNALAVKGCEEILDDTDRTVFTHICCAVGTGGTISGLINSCGEKQRVIGFPALKGSFLSEEICKFVNNDRWNLINDYHFGGYAKINAELVRFINTFYAETNIMLDPVYTAKMAFGILDLIKKGYFPEKSAILMIHTGGLQGVEGMNKVLTRKKLPLIIEMK, from the coding sequence ATGAAAAGTCATAATGAGGTATTGCCTTTTTCGTTTCCCGGCGAAATTACACTGACGATTAAAAGGGAAGATCAGATTCATCCGTTTTTGTCGGGGAATAAATTCCGAAAGATGTATTACAACCTGGAACAAGCCCGAAACGAAGGTTATAACAAACTACTTACTTTCGGTGGTGCATTCTCCAATCATATTGCGGCGGTAGCTGCCGCCGGAGCGCATTTCGGATTGGAAACGATAGGTGTAATAAGAGGGGAAGAACTGGAAGATCAGATCCGGGATAATGCCACGCTGCGATTGGCTCAGCAACAAGGCATGAAATTTGATTTTGTTTCAAGAGAAGCCTATAGGGATAAAGAAGAAGTATACTTTTTAGAAAGTCTGAAAGTCAAACATGGCGCTTTTTACCTGTTGCCGGAAGGCGGAACAAATGCATTGGCGGTAAAAGGTTGTGAGGAAATTTTAGATGATACGGATAGAACAGTGTTTACGCATATATGCTGTGCAGTCGGAACCGGAGGAACGATTTCAGGATTGATCAATTCCTGTGGAGAGAAACAAAGAGTAATTGGCTTTCCGGCGTTAAAAGGTTCGTTTTTATCTGAAGAGATTTGTAAATTTGTAAATAACGACCGTTGGAATTTGATAAATGACTATCATTTCGGAGGTTATGCAAAAATAAATGCGGAACTGGTTCGTTTTATTAATACGTTCTATGCCGAAACAAATATAATGTTGGATCCGGTTTATACCGCAAAAATGGCATTTGGTATTCTGGATTTAATAAAAAAAGGGTATTTTCCGGAAAAATCAGCTATCTTGATGATTCATACAGGAGGATTACAGGGGGTTGAAGGAATGAATAAAGTATTGACCCGAAAAAAATTACCGTTGATTATAGAAATGAAATAA